In a single window of the Candidatus Zixiibacteriota bacterium genome:
- a CDS encoding cupin domain-containing protein: MAQRPRVVNLKDCPQFVTKDGSKIREIMAPRNSRIDRQSLAEAVVPVGGSTHDHFHARSEEIYFIVSGIGEMRIRRPAVQSSSAELRSTEKPITAGAATMTMSMHSLPAIDDSSVAADELFPVRAGDAIALPPGTIHKIWNRGDTDLVFLCLCTPPYEHDDTTITE; this comes from the coding sequence ATGGCTCAACGACCACGCGTAGTCAATCTCAAGGACTGCCCCCAGTTCGTCACCAAGGACGGCTCCAAAATTCGGGAGATCATGGCGCCGCGCAACTCCCGGATCGATCGCCAATCGCTTGCCGAGGCCGTCGTTCCCGTCGGTGGCTCCACGCACGACCACTTTCACGCTCGCTCCGAGGAAATCTATTTCATCGTTTCCGGCATTGGCGAAATGCGAATCCGCCGTCCGGCCGTCCAATCTTCGAGTGCCGAGCTGCGTTCCACCGAGAAACCTATTACCGCCGGCGCCGCTACGATGACGATGTCAATGCATAGTCTGCCCGCCATCGACGATTCATCAGTGGCCGCCGACGAGCTATTCCCGGTTAGGGCAGGGGATGCCATCGCACTTCCTCCCGGCACTATCCACAAGATCTGGAACCGCGGCGACACCGACCTCGTCTTCCTCTGCCTCTGCACGCCGCCGTACGAGCACGACGACACCACCATCACTGAATAA
- a CDS encoding response regulator, giving the protein MSKTIMCVDDEANLLKLYEQILTDEGYQVVTACTCNEALECMRFYPIDLIVLDIKMGTENGLDILAEIKRRDPTLPIILHSAFNTYKSDFKSWLANDYLIKSSDMRELKSKIGKFLE; this is encoded by the coding sequence ATGTCTAAGACGATTATGTGCGTCGACGACGAAGCCAACTTGCTCAAGCTCTACGAGCAGATCTTGACCGACGAAGGGTATCAGGTGGTAACCGCCTGCACCTGCAATGAAGCCCTGGAGTGCATGCGTTTCTACCCGATCGACCTGATTGTGCTCGATATCAAGATGGGTACCGAGAACGGCCTTGATATTCTGGCCGAAATCAAACGCCGCGACCCCACGCTCCCGATCATCCTTCACTCGGCGTTCAACACTTACAAGTCCGACTTCAAGAGCTGGCTGGCCAACGACTATCTGATCAAGAGCAGCGACATGCGCGAACTCAAATCCAAAATCGGGAAGTTCCTCGAATGA
- a CDS encoding helix-turn-helix transcriptional regulator, producing the protein MADSKQQAQIFKALSDETRLKILLMLNTRPRSVGEIVDFFSLSQPTISRHLLLLKQAGLLNSKRRGQQVIYALNEEGLREDALGYFRGFECLKGAIGAAVSKKK; encoded by the coding sequence ATGGCAGACAGCAAACAACAGGCACAGATATTTAAGGCGCTCTCGGATGAGACGCGGCTCAAAATTCTCTTGATGTTGAACACGCGGCCGCGGTCGGTGGGAGAGATCGTTGATTTCTTCAGCCTGTCGCAGCCGACGATATCGCGGCATTTGCTGCTGCTGAAACAGGCGGGTCTGCTGAATTCGAAGCGGCGCGGGCAGCAGGTGATTTATGCGCTGAATGAAGAGGGGCTGCGAGAGGATGCGCTGGGGTATTTTCGGGGCTTTGAGTGTCTGAAGGGCGCAATCGGGGCGGCCGTTAGCAAGAAGAAGTAG
- a CDS encoding glycosyltransferase family 9 protein — protein MQRLLIIRFSSLGDLVLTEPIVRALRHAYPRAELHFLTKLQHQHLLTLIPGLDRIHPWQPESQESLLSDLRSLHLDGVIDLHNNLRSHYVTRTLGVPVYRTRKEWFCRVAAVRLKSFGRRTPSHAVDRYAAALSPLHLSLPDPPSPCLSVPPENEAWWTRERVFRNLTGKYMIFAAGAAHATKQAPPELWQRIHASMARERDRKLILLGAPSERALLHSLADSLGTATVIAEPHICDAAAVLKSAEFVISNDSGVAHLAAALDTPTLSLFGPTHPVLGFAPLGNFADHYTVNEYCSPCSLHGKRRCHRDERFCFNRMADNVISERIKVLLDKKNAAAASRRL, from the coding sequence ATGCAGCGCCTGCTGATTATCCGCTTCAGCTCGCTCGGTGACCTCGTCCTGACCGAGCCGATCGTACGCGCTTTGCGCCATGCTTACCCGCGGGCCGAACTGCACTTTCTGACCAAGCTGCAACATCAGCATCTCCTGACGCTCATTCCCGGCCTCGACCGTATTCACCCCTGGCAACCGGAATCGCAAGAGTCTCTGCTTTCCGATCTAAGATCACTTCACCTGGATGGGGTCATCGACCTGCACAACAATCTGCGCAGCCACTACGTCACGCGCACTCTCGGCGTTCCCGTCTATCGCACCCGTAAAGAGTGGTTCTGTCGGGTGGCGGCCGTCCGCTTGAAATCATTCGGGCGGCGCACTCCCTCTCACGCCGTCGATCGTTATGCCGCCGCACTCTCACCGCTGCACCTTAGCCTTCCTGATCCGCCTTCGCCGTGCCTGAGCGTCCCGCCTGAGAACGAAGCCTGGTGGACGCGCGAGCGAGTCTTTCGTAACCTGACGGGGAAGTACATGATCTTTGCCGCCGGCGCTGCCCATGCCACGAAACAGGCTCCCCCCGAGCTCTGGCAACGAATCCATGCGTCTATGGCTCGCGAACGTGACCGCAAACTGATCCTTCTTGGCGCTCCCTCGGAGCGAGCGCTACTCCACTCTCTGGCCGACTCACTTGGCACCGCCACGGTGATTGCCGAACCCCACATCTGCGATGCCGCCGCCGTCCTCAAGTCCGCCGAATTCGTCATTTCCAACGATTCCGGCGTCGCTCATCTTGCCGCAGCCCTCGACACTCCGACTCTGAGCCTTTTCGGTCCGACTCACCCGGTTCTCGGCTTTGCACCTTTAGGGAACTTCGCCGATCATTACACGGTAAATGAATATTGCTCACCGTGCAGCTTGCACGGGAAACGCCGTTGCCATCGAGACGAGAGATTCTGTTTCAACCGTATGGCCGACAATGTAATTAGCGAACGAATAAAAGTGTTACTTGACAAGAAAAATGCCGCTGCCGCGAGCCGCCGACTATGA
- a CDS encoding response regulator, protein MEEFDPIRVLVVDDEEVMRNLMIKILEKAGYKVATAGGGLMAKRVLAEQPIDIVLTDVKMPDVNGFDLLREIKADYPHVAVIMMTAYADAFTIKDALLAGADEYITKPFKHYEVTVVIERAYWRTQAGRNQIPNTNT, encoded by the coding sequence ATGGAAGAATTCGACCCGATTCGAGTGCTTGTGGTTGATGACGAAGAAGTCATGCGCAACCTGATGATCAAAATTCTCGAGAAGGCTGGCTACAAAGTTGCCACGGCCGGTGGTGGCCTGATGGCCAAGCGTGTTCTCGCCGAACAGCCGATCGATATTGTCTTGACTGATGTCAAAATGCCGGACGTGAATGGTTTTGATCTCCTCCGCGAAATTAAAGCCGACTATCCGCATGTTGCCGTTATCATGATGACCGCTTACGCCGATGCGTTCACGATCAAAGACGCTCTGCTTGCCGGCGCCGATGAGTATATCACCAAGCCATTCAAGCATTACGAAGTCACAGTTGTCATTGAGCGGGCCTACTGGCGAACCCAGGCCGGCCGCAATCAGATCCCGAACACCAACACGTAG
- a CDS encoding pyridoxal phosphate-dependent aminotransferase, with product MTLKTSDRAAQAATISSRSLEMQASPIRRLVPLADAAKKRGTKVYHLNIGQPDIITPDQIMAAVRQFQEDVLAYGPSQGLLPLREEIRKYFLRFDTKITADEIVVTTGGSEAILFALMTGGDAGDEVLVPEPFYTNYNGFASMAAMKLVPIPTRVENGFRLPAREEFEKRITKRTRAVLYCSPNNPTGAIFSRDEIKLICDIALDHNLWILSDEVYREFTYDGGVHTGILNMAEVAERAICLDSISKRFSACGARIGCLISHNREVLDSALKLGQARLCPPTIEQMGAIAGYQTIDKFLDQMIGEYQHRRDIVCEELARIPGAVFTKPAGAFYIMPKLPVDDANNFAQWLLTDFSHDGATVMVAPGDGFYADPSKGKQEVRIAYVLKEADLRHALQLLVRAVDHYNHRKH from the coding sequence ATGACTCTCAAGACCAGTGATCGGGCTGCTCAAGCGGCAACCATTTCTTCACGTTCTCTCGAAATGCAGGCTTCGCCGATTCGTCGGCTCGTGCCGTTGGCCGATGCCGCCAAGAAACGCGGCACCAAAGTCTATCATCTCAACATTGGTCAGCCCGACATCATCACCCCCGATCAAATCATGGCCGCCGTCCGCCAGTTCCAAGAGGATGTCCTCGCCTACGGCCCGTCGCAGGGCCTGCTGCCGCTCCGCGAGGAAATCCGCAAATACTTCCTGCGCTTCGACACTAAAATCACCGCCGACGAAATCGTCGTCACTACCGGTGGATCCGAAGCGATACTGTTTGCGCTCATGACCGGCGGCGATGCCGGCGATGAAGTCCTCGTGCCCGAACCGTTCTACACCAACTACAACGGGTTCGCCAGCATGGCCGCCATGAAACTGGTTCCGATTCCCACCCGGGTCGAAAACGGTTTCCGTCTTCCCGCGCGCGAGGAATTCGAAAAGCGCATCACCAAGCGCACCCGCGCCGTCCTCTACTGCTCGCCCAACAACCCGACCGGCGCCATCTTCTCCCGTGACGAAATCAAGCTTATTTGCGATATCGCGCTCGACCATAACCTCTGGATTCTCTCTGACGAGGTCTACCGCGAGTTCACCTACGATGGCGGCGTCCACACAGGGATTCTCAATATGGCGGAGGTCGCGGAGCGCGCCATCTGTCTCGATTCGATTTCCAAGCGCTTCTCCGCGTGCGGCGCTCGGATCGGCTGCCTGATCAGCCACAATCGTGAAGTCCTCGATTCCGCCCTCAAACTCGGCCAGGCGCGACTCTGTCCTCCCACCATCGAGCAGATGGGCGCTATCGCCGGCTACCAGACTATCGACAAGTTCCTCGACCAGATGATCGGCGAATATCAGCATCGCCGCGATATCGTCTGCGAGGAATTGGCGCGCATTCCCGGCGCTGTCTTCACCAAACCGGCCGGCGCATTCTACATCATGCCCAAGCTGCCAGTCGACGACGCCAACAACTTTGCCCAGTGGCTGCTGACCGACTTCTCGCACGACGGCGCCACCGTGATGGTGGCCCCCGGCGACGGCTTCTACGCCGACCCGAGCAAGGGCAAGCAGGAGGTTCGCATCGCTTACGTTCTCAAGGAAGCCGACCTCCGCCATGCGCTGCAACTCCTCGTGCGCGCAGTCGACCATTACAACCATCGCAAGCACTAA
- the amrS gene encoding AmmeMemoRadiSam system radical SAM enzyme: MGELVLSRHWQPLSGGEVQCNLCPRRCRLKAGQMGVCMGRENIEGKLYASNFGQVVTLAIDPIEKKPLYHFHPGARILSVGPNGCNLRCQNCQNWQISQHTHPTRFIPPADLVDMAIHAHSVGIAYTYAEPLIWFEYIIEAAPIARKRGLKTVLVSNGYVNEEPYRELLPHIDAINIDVKSMRPEFYTHVCNGSLPDVLRAVRMTAAHRVPLEITYLIITGLNDSDSDFELLADFVAGVNDRIPVHFSRYFPNNEMTAPPTPLERLQRAYDIAARRLKYVYLGNVEIAGTGDTYCPKCHSAVIRRHGFGSELTGIKGRRCKKCQEEIDLWLNDHA, encoded by the coding sequence ATGGGTGAACTCGTGCTCTCTCGCCACTGGCAACCACTAAGTGGTGGGGAAGTCCAATGTAACTTGTGCCCACGCCGCTGCCGTCTCAAAGCCGGTCAGATGGGTGTTTGCATGGGCCGCGAAAATATCGAAGGCAAACTGTATGCCTCCAACTTCGGCCAGGTTGTAACCCTTGCCATCGATCCGATCGAGAAGAAACCCCTTTACCATTTCCACCCCGGCGCGCGCATTCTCTCGGTGGGACCTAACGGTTGCAATCTCCGCTGTCAGAATTGCCAAAACTGGCAGATCTCTCAGCATACGCATCCGACGCGCTTCATTCCACCCGCGGATTTGGTCGATATGGCGATCCACGCCCACTCCGTTGGCATCGCGTATACCTACGCCGAGCCACTCATCTGGTTCGAGTACATCATCGAAGCCGCCCCGATCGCCCGCAAGCGTGGTCTCAAGACCGTCCTTGTCAGCAATGGCTACGTTAATGAAGAACCCTATCGCGAGTTGTTGCCGCACATCGACGCCATCAACATCGACGTGAAATCGATGCGCCCGGAATTTTACACCCACGTCTGCAACGGCTCGCTCCCCGACGTGTTACGCGCCGTCCGCATGACCGCCGCTCACCGGGTGCCGCTCGAAATCACCTATCTGATCATCACCGGTCTAAACGACTCCGACAGCGACTTCGAATTACTGGCCGACTTCGTCGCCGGTGTCAATGATCGCATCCCTGTCCACTTTTCGCGCTACTTTCCGAACAACGAAATGACGGCGCCGCCGACGCCGCTCGAGCGCCTGCAACGCGCCTACGACATCGCCGCCCGCCGCCTCAAGTACGTCTATCTCGGCAACGTCGAAATCGCCGGAACCGGCGATACTTACTGCCCCAAGTGCCACAGCGCCGTCATCCGTCGCCACGGTTTTGGTAGTGAGCTTACTGGCATCAAAGGCCGCCGCTGCAAGAAGTGTCAGGAGGAAATTGACCTATGGCTCAACGACCACGCGTAG
- a CDS encoding chemotaxis protein CheB, which produces MKPDSPARNYSPRLIVIVADIGGPVALHNLLSELPADFRLPIVIFLTSDPLLHESSISALQRTTPLKLHQAKTETELQAGHVYFAVSGRACSLNNTGRRLALTPDRADERWISSSISRLAGQLGAGLTVVFLSGRGDDADTCPACSALEQHRCDTLVLSSAESVVSDLGRSVLAHHPAARELSAQQIIACLVTDQNKLAAPARQKAGRM; this is translated from the coding sequence GTGAAGCCTGATTCTCCTGCTCGTAACTACAGCCCGCGCCTGATCGTTATTGTCGCTGACATCGGCGGTCCGGTCGCGCTTCACAATTTGCTGTCGGAACTCCCCGCCGATTTTCGGCTGCCGATCGTGATTTTCCTTACTTCCGACCCGCTCTTGCACGAGTCGTCGATCAGCGCGCTCCAGCGCACCACGCCGCTGAAACTCCACCAGGCTAAGACTGAGACCGAACTCCAGGCCGGCCATGTCTACTTCGCCGTAAGTGGGCGCGCTTGCTCGCTCAACAACACGGGCCGGCGCCTGGCACTCACGCCCGATCGGGCCGACGAGCGCTGGATCAGCTCCAGCATTTCTCGGTTGGCCGGGCAACTCGGTGCCGGCCTGACTGTCGTCTTTCTCTCCGGTCGCGGCGATGACGCCGATACCTGCCCCGCTTGTTCCGCTCTGGAACAACATCGCTGCGATACCCTTGTCCTGAGCAGCGCCGAGTCCGTCGTCTCCGACCTTGGCCGCAGCGTCCTGGCGCATCATCCGGCGGCCCGCGAACTATCCGCCCAGCAGATTATCGCTTGTCTTGTTACCGACCAGAACAAACTGGCTGCTCCGGCTCGCCAGAAAGCCGGTCGGATGTGA
- the der gene encoding ribosome biogenesis GTPase Der: MPLPVVAIIGRPNVGKSTLFNRLGRDRVAITDDTPGVTRDRLYRTVEWSGRYFLMVDTGGFLPRSDELFDQKVREQAELAIAEADLVLFLVDAQVGPVDIDQEIAKILRRSGKPTLLVANKADNFNLHLEANAHYSLGLGEPITVSAISGGNTGNLLDEILARLPAASDAEEPAVDAIRVAVIGRPNVGKSSLVNRLLGDDRLIVTEIAGTTRDSIDTFLEYADRKFVLVDTAGLRRQAKVKDNLEMYTAMRTIRALQRADVALVLVEGPEGINHQDIKIIEEAHDERKGIVIVVNKWDLVEKDTKTVDEFTRTFAERIHTMSYIPLIFVSAKTGQRVAKVLDKVIEVYTDRLKRIPTSQLNDFLQQALAERHPPAHRGMWIKFNYVTQTDVAPPTFVFFVNHPEQVDRSYIRYLENRIRDTFGFVGNSLRLKFKRK; this comes from the coding sequence ATGCCATTGCCGGTAGTTGCCATAATCGGTCGCCCCAACGTGGGCAAGTCGACGCTTTTCAATCGCCTCGGCCGCGATCGCGTTGCCATTACCGATGACACCCCCGGCGTTACTCGCGACCGCCTCTATCGTACCGTCGAATGGTCCGGCCGCTACTTCCTGATGGTCGACACCGGTGGCTTCCTGCCACGTTCCGATGAGCTGTTCGACCAGAAGGTCAGGGAACAGGCCGAACTGGCGATCGCCGAAGCTGATCTTGTGCTCTTCCTGGTCGATGCTCAAGTCGGTCCCGTCGATATCGATCAGGAGATCGCCAAGATCCTCCGCCGGTCCGGTAAGCCAACCTTGCTCGTTGCCAACAAGGCCGACAACTTCAACCTGCACCTCGAAGCCAATGCGCACTACTCGCTCGGCCTCGGTGAACCGATCACAGTCTCGGCGATCTCCGGCGGCAATACTGGCAACCTGCTCGACGAAATCCTGGCCCGTTTGCCCGCCGCGAGCGACGCCGAGGAACCCGCTGTCGATGCGATCCGCGTCGCCGTGATTGGTCGTCCCAATGTCGGCAAATCCTCGCTCGTGAATCGGCTGTTGGGCGACGACCGCCTGATCGTGACCGAGATCGCCGGCACCACCCGCGACTCCATCGATACGTTCCTCGAATACGCGGACCGGAAATTCGTTCTCGTCGACACCGCCGGACTCCGCCGTCAGGCCAAGGTCAAGGACAACCTCGAGATGTACACCGCCATGCGCACCATCCGCGCGCTTCAGCGTGCCGACGTCGCCCTCGTGCTTGTCGAAGGTCCGGAAGGCATCAATCATCAGGATATCAAGATCATTGAAGAGGCGCATGACGAACGCAAGGGTATCGTCATCGTCGTGAATAAGTGGGACCTCGTCGAGAAGGACACCAAGACCGTCGACGAATTTACCCGCACCTTTGCCGAACGCATCCATACGATGAGCTACATTCCGCTCATCTTCGTCTCCGCCAAAACCGGCCAGCGCGTAGCCAAGGTGCTCGACAAAGTCATCGAAGTCTACACCGACCGCCTCAAGCGCATCCCGACCTCGCAATTGAACGACTTCCTGCAGCAAGCCCTGGCCGAACGCCATCCGCCCGCCCATCGCGGCATGTGGATCAAATTCAACTACGTCACACAAACCGATGTCGCGCCGCCGACCTTCGTGTTTTTCGTCAACCACCCCGAACAGGTCGACCGCTCCTACATCCGCTATCTGGAAAATCGCATCCGCGACACCTTCGGCTTCGTCGGCAATTCCCTTCGCCTTAAATTTAAGCGCAAATAG
- a CDS encoding HAD family hydrolase, producing MIERAIFFDRDGTITVEKEYNFNPDAVELITGALEALQLARAHNFRLFVVTNQSGVARGLGSEDDVRRVNRRLEELVAAGAVHFDGIFYCPHLPVISGPCACRKPARGMIDQALAAFDLDLARSFVVGDRLLDMELARNVSATGVMVLTGYGSVEVGDASDTNCPAEVVPDILAAVRWIVNHG from the coding sequence ATGATCGAGCGCGCTATCTTTTTCGATCGCGACGGCACAATTACTGTCGAGAAGGAATACAACTTTAATCCCGACGCGGTCGAACTCATCACCGGCGCGCTCGAGGCACTCCAACTTGCCCGCGCTCACAACTTTCGGCTCTTCGTTGTCACCAATCAGTCCGGTGTCGCTCGCGGTCTGGGATCCGAGGACGACGTCCGCCGCGTCAATCGTCGGCTCGAAGAACTTGTTGCCGCCGGCGCAGTTCATTTCGATGGCATCTTCTATTGTCCGCATCTGCCGGTCATCTCCGGGCCGTGCGCCTGTCGCAAGCCCGCGCGCGGCATGATCGATCAAGCACTTGCCGCCTTCGATCTCGATCTCGCGCGCTCCTTCGTCGTTGGCGATCGTCTCCTGGATATGGAACTCGCCCGCAATGTAAGCGCTACTGGCGTGATGGTGTTGACCGGTTACGGCTCGGTCGAAGTCGGCGATGCGTCCGACACTAACTGCCCGGCGGAAGTTGTGCCTGATATTCTGGCGGCCGTGAGGTGGATCGTCAATCATGGGTGA
- a CDS encoding undecaprenyl-diphosphate phosphatase, producing the protein MTMTDAIILGVLQGAAEFLPISSSAHLVIGQALLKVHEPSIFLEVALHLGTLLSVLIYYWKDVTQLLSSFFAYLAGRNREQHRDNFRMCLFIIIGSIPAAVGGLLLKDWFEATFESTKFSGAMLLVTATFLIATHFVKTAQRPLSFLNTFLIGVAQFCAILPGISRSGSTISAGLFQGIEPRQAARFSFLLSLPAVAGAVLLKGLDLMKEAAPVQDISAFAVGAIVSFVVGLLAIHWLLKLLAGRKFYLFGFYCLLVGILTILFL; encoded by the coding sequence ATGACCATGACTGACGCCATCATCCTCGGAGTCTTGCAGGGGGCTGCCGAGTTTCTGCCGATCTCGTCCTCGGCGCATTTGGTCATCGGTCAGGCGCTGCTCAAGGTCCACGAACCCAGCATCTTTCTCGAAGTCGCCCTGCACCTGGGGACCTTGCTCTCCGTGTTGATCTACTATTGGAAAGACGTCACGCAATTGCTCTCATCGTTCTTCGCCTATCTCGCCGGCCGCAACCGCGAACAGCACCGCGACAATTTCCGCATGTGCCTCTTCATAATCATCGGTTCGATCCCGGCCGCTGTCGGCGGATTGCTTCTCAAGGACTGGTTTGAGGCGACCTTTGAGTCGACCAAATTCAGCGGTGCGATGTTGCTGGTCACCGCGACTTTCCTGATTGCCACGCACTTCGTCAAAACCGCACAGCGACCTTTGAGTTTTCTCAACACCTTTCTGATCGGCGTCGCGCAGTTCTGCGCCATCCTTCCCGGCATCTCGCGCTCTGGCTCAACGATTTCTGCCGGGCTGTTTCAAGGAATCGAACCGCGCCAGGCCGCGCGCTTTTCTTTTCTCCTCTCGCTGCCGGCCGTGGCCGGTGCCGTCCTCCTTAAGGGTCTCGATCTCATGAAGGAGGCTGCGCCAGTTCAAGATATCTCCGCCTTTGCCGTTGGCGCGATCGTTTCCTTTGTGGTCGGCCTACTCGCCATTCACTGGCTGCTCAAATTGCTCGCCGGCCGCAAATTCTATCTTTTCGGATTCTACTGCCTCCTCGTCGGGATATTGACTATCTTATTTCTCTAA
- a CDS encoding DUF342 domain-containing protein has translation MSSDVKYLKAPKGIILSTNTDASEAFIQLVAAELEGRLPSSEEIKQMLAENNVVFGIDEDAIADIINQTLVDTTIRIACGQPSHPGSDAVLDYLFDMDLNRKPKEDEHGRIDYKNLNYIQNARAGQILVRKRPPTPGQPGKSVFGTEIPAKPGRDRQLGQGANTEVSHDGLALVAKIDGTLAVKFGVVSVQPNQSIHDSVDASTGNLDAAGSLKIGKNITCDFKVAVAHDLEVGGNVEDAVVQAGGNILIRGGFFGGGKGRLVAGGDVTAKYVENQKIRAGGTCYIGGECHNADVYADDSVIVVGRPGNIVGGSVAAKHLVKTGVIGNSAGVPTHIRVAYDMKTVERLREVAHEIERISADEKRIKEAMVVLYKLELNGKLPPDKKQALDQFKAYMRDLPVLLDDLKREQDELKSQLQELTGARIVAEERVYPGVVIHFGPVYKEIQEEVAGPVVFEKLGDAITKSTLDPNRERLLEEEWKKTKQQQKPTAAESPVPVNA, from the coding sequence ATGAGCAGCGACGTCAAGTACCTCAAGGCGCCGAAAGGCATCATCCTCTCGACCAACACCGACGCCTCCGAGGCCTTCATCCAGTTGGTCGCTGCTGAACTCGAGGGGCGTCTGCCCTCGAGCGAAGAGATCAAGCAGATGCTGGCCGAGAACAATGTCGTCTTTGGCATCGATGAGGATGCTATCGCCGACATCATCAATCAGACTCTGGTCGATACCACGATTCGCATCGCCTGCGGCCAGCCGTCACATCCCGGGTCGGATGCCGTACTCGATTACCTCTTCGACATGGATCTCAACCGGAAGCCGAAGGAAGACGAGCACGGCCGCATCGACTACAAGAACTTGAACTACATCCAGAATGCCAGGGCCGGCCAGATCCTTGTCCGCAAGCGTCCGCCGACTCCCGGACAACCCGGCAAGTCGGTCTTTGGCACGGAGATTCCAGCCAAGCCCGGTCGCGATCGCCAGCTGGGGCAGGGCGCCAATACTGAGGTTAGTCACGACGGCCTAGCATTGGTTGCTAAGATCGACGGCACTCTCGCCGTCAAATTCGGCGTTGTCAGCGTCCAGCCGAATCAAAGTATCCACGACTCCGTGGATGCCTCCACGGGCAACCTCGATGCCGCCGGTTCGCTCAAGATTGGCAAGAATATCACCTGCGACTTCAAGGTCGCTGTGGCCCACGACCTCGAAGTCGGCGGCAACGTCGAGGACGCCGTCGTCCAGGCCGGCGGCAACATCCTCATCCGCGGCGGCTTCTTCGGCGGCGGCAAGGGACGCCTCGTGGCCGGTGGCGATGTCACCGCCAAATATGTCGAAAATCAGAAAATCCGCGCCGGCGGTACCTGCTATATCGGCGGAGAATGCCATAACGCCGACGTCTACGCCGATGACTCCGTCATCGTCGTCGGGCGGCCCGGCAACATCGTTGGTGGTTCCGTCGCTGCCAAGCATCTCGTCAAGACCGGCGTCATCGGCAATTCCGCCGGCGTCCCGACCCATATCCGCGTTGCCTACGACATGAAGACTGTCGAGCGTCTCCGCGAAGTTGCCCACGAAATCGAGCGCATCTCCGCGGATGAGAAGCGGATCAAAGAAGCGATGGTCGTGCTCTACAAGCTCGAACTCAACGGCAAACTCCCGCCTGACAAGAAACAAGCGCTCGACCAGTTCAAGGCGTACATGCGTGATCTGCCAGTCTTGCTGGATGACCTCAAACGCGAGCAGGATGAGCTTAAGAGCCAGCTCCAGGAGCTCACCGGGGCCCGAATCGTCGCCGAGGAACGCGTCTACCCCGGCGTCGTCATCCACTTCGGTCCTGTCTACAAAGAGATTCAGGAAGAAGTCGCCGGGCCAGTCGTTTTCGAGAAGCTCGGCGATGCCATCACCAAGTCCACACTCGACCCCAATCGCGAACGCCTGCTCGAGGAAGAGTGGAAGAAGACCAAGCAGCAGCAGAAGCCGACCGCCGCCGAATCACCCGTACCAGTCAACGCCTGA